Sequence from the Deinococcus misasensis DSM 22328 genome:
AGCACAGCGGTGGTGCGGTCCTGCCAGTTGGTGATTTTGGACATGGTTTCCGAGCCAATCACCAGGGCTTTTTTGCTCATGCCGCTCTGGATCTGACTGACCGCGATGTTGATGGCGTAAGCCCATCCGGCACATGCAGCAGACAGGTCAAATGCTGCGGCTTGCAGCTTGAAGTGGTCTTGCACCAGAGCTGCCACCGATGGAAAAAAAGCATCTGGTGTGGAGGTGGCCACGATGATGAGATCCACGCCCTGAAGGGCCTCTGGGGGCAGCTTCTGGACGGCCTGAATGGCAAGGGTGCTGGTGTATTCCTGTTCTCCAGCCACGAAACGCTGACGGATTCCGGTGCGGGAAAAAATCCATTCATCACTGGTGTCCACGAGGTGGGCAAGGTCGTCGTTGGTGAGGCGTTTCTCGGGAAGGTGGGTGGCCAGAGCAGTGATTCCAACAGTCATTGGAACAGTATATGATTGTCTGACCGGTCGGTCAATTTATTTCAAGATCTGGTGAGACTGAGTTCAATTTCTGATGCAACCCCTTCAGGAATGAACCCCCATGGCCTCACACGCATGAGCTCGAATCCCTCTGGGAAGTCTGGCGGTGACTTTTGATTGTGGAACAGTCTTGTGATGCTGCCCTCTCCTCTTTGGCACAGCTCAGAATCCCATCTCGCTGTGAACTGTTCACTGTGAACTGTCCACTTTTCTGGGAGAGGGCTCTGCTTGCATACCCTCTCCTGTACCCCTGCACTAATACTCCCGAGGGTGCAGGTGTGGGTGCAAAACCCCGTGAATGATGCGTCCCGTCATGCCCCAGATGCGGTGCCCCTGCCACGGATAGGTGTAAATCAGGTGGGTACGACCCTTGAATTCTCGGGTCAGGGTCTCTGGAGACAGATTTTGCAGGTCGGAAACGGGCACCAGCAGGATTTCAGCCACCTCTGGGGTCAGGGTGTAAGGGTAATCGGGTGGAAGGGTGACAATCACTGGCGTCACATGGAAGCCTTGCGGGGTGAAGGTGTCGTCCCAGAGGCCATGCACTTTCACCTGTGAGGGGTCAAGACCCACCTCTTCTTCGGCTTCCCGCAGTGCCGCTTCAATGATGGTCTCCCCTGCTTCGATTTTGCCGCCCGGAAAACTGATCTGGCCTTGATGGCTCGGGAGGTCCAGAGAACGCACGGTCAGCAGGACTCTGGGGTTTGGTTCATCGGTGAAGCCCACCAGTACGGCAGCATGGCGGTACTCGGGGAGGTGCAGGGTCAGGCGCTCCCGGCTTTTCAGGGCGGTCAGCAGGTCATTGGTCAGGATCGAGGACATCATCAATGCGCTTTTCGGTGCGGGCACGCAGCAGGATTTCAGGGTTGAGATCGAGGCTTCTGGCCCATGCCACCACAGCTTCCAGAGCGTCCAGCACACCTTCTTCGGTGTTGTCGGCCTTTTGAAGGACTTCGCGGACAGCATCCAGTGAGCCTTTTTCAGAGCCAAGGGCTTTCATCACCTGTCTGGAGCGTTCCAGAGCCCCCAGACTGCTCGGGATGCGTTCGAGGGGGTGTTTTTCCTTGCCACCATTTTCGGCTTTTTTGATGTCTTGCCAGTTGCGCACCACTTCATTGGCATCCTGAACGCTGGTGTCTGCAAACACATGGGGATGGCGGCGAATGAGTTTTTCACAGATGCCCTGTTCCACGTCCTGATAATTGAAGGTCCCTGCCTCTTCTGCAATGACCGAGTGAAACGCCACCTGCAACAGCACGTCTCCAAGCTCCCCTTTGAGTTCGTTCAGGTCCCCTTTGGAGATGGCGTCCACGGCTTCTGCGGCTTCTTCCAGCATGTAAGGCCGCAAGCTTTCATGGGTCTGCTCCTGATCCCATGGACATCCGTCTGGAGCCCGCAAGCGGCGCATGATGTTCATCAGGTCTTGCATTACTTTTTCAGGCCTTTGAGGGTTTCAGAAAGCACCTCTTGAAGCTGGGACTGGCGGAGCACTTTGCTGGCCTCGGGGTGCGCTTCCAGATATTTCAGGGCGGAGGGGTCAATGGACTGCATGGCCCGGATGTACGCTTGCTGGACCTCTGGGGAAAAAGACAGGAAAGCAGCCACCCGGTCTGCATCGGAATTCAGGGCAGGTGTGGAGGGGACGTTGGTTTTCTTGGCCTTGCGTTTCATGCTTCAAGCATAACTCAGA
This genomic interval carries:
- a CDS encoding NUDIX hydrolase gives rise to the protein MMSSILTNDLLTALKSRERLTLHLPEYRHAAVLVGFTDEPNPRVLLTVRSLDLPSHQGQISFPGGKIEAGETIIEAALREAEEEVGLDPSQVKVHGLWDDTFTPQGFHVTPVIVTLPPDYPYTLTPEVAEILLVPVSDLQNLSPETLTREFKGRTHLIYTYPWQGHRIWGMTGRIIHGVLHPHLHPREY
- a CDS encoding MazG family protein — translated: MQDLMNIMRRLRAPDGCPWDQEQTHESLRPYMLEEAAEAVDAISKGDLNELKGELGDVLLQVAFHSVIAEEAGTFNYQDVEQGICEKLIRRHPHVFADTSVQDANEVVRNWQDIKKAENGGKEKHPLERIPSSLGALERSRQVMKALGSEKGSLDAVREVLQKADNTEEGVLDALEAVVAWARSLDLNPEILLRARTEKRIDDVLDPDQ